The Listeria swaminathanii genome has a window encoding:
- the mreB gene encoding rod shape-determining protein MreB, with protein MAKDVGIDLGTANVLIHVKGRGIVVNEPAVVAVNNKTGQVLAVGSEARDMVGRTPGDITAIKPMKDGVIADFDIVQEMLRFFIQKLNLKTFFSRPRILICCPTNITSVEQKAIREVAEKSGGKQVFLEEEPKVAAIGAGMDIFEPSGNMIIDIGGGTADVAVLSMGDIVTSQSVKVAGNKWDADILNYVKRKYNVLIGERTAENIKVTIGTASQGAKEEKMEIRGRDLVSGLPKTISITSSEVEEAIHDSLHLMVLAARQVLEQTPPELSADIIDRGIIMTGGGSLLHGLDELMSEQLKVPVLITENPLDVVALGTGILLDSLTNKKRNKF; from the coding sequence ATGGCAAAAGATGTTGGTATCGATTTAGGTACAGCCAATGTATTAATTCATGTTAAAGGAAGAGGAATCGTTGTTAACGAACCTGCAGTTGTCGCTGTGAACAATAAGACAGGGCAAGTTCTAGCCGTTGGATCAGAAGCAAGAGATATGGTTGGTAGAACTCCGGGAGATATTACGGCAATTAAACCAATGAAAGATGGGGTTATTGCTGATTTTGATATTGTTCAAGAAATGCTGCGTTTCTTTATACAAAAACTAAATTTAAAAACCTTTTTTTCACGGCCACGTATTTTAATTTGTTGTCCAACGAATATTACTTCTGTCGAGCAAAAAGCAATTCGAGAAGTTGCTGAAAAAAGTGGTGGAAAGCAAGTATTCCTAGAAGAAGAACCTAAAGTTGCAGCTATTGGTGCTGGAATGGATATTTTCGAGCCTTCTGGTAATATGATTATTGACATTGGTGGAGGTACTGCGGACGTTGCTGTTTTATCCATGGGTGATATCGTAACTAGTCAATCAGTAAAAGTTGCTGGTAATAAATGGGATGCAGATATTTTAAACTATGTGAAACGTAAATATAACGTACTTATTGGTGAAAGAACTGCTGAAAATATTAAAGTTACAATCGGTACTGCTAGTCAAGGCGCTAAAGAAGAAAAAATGGAAATTCGTGGTAGAGATTTAGTGAGTGGTTTACCTAAAACAATTTCGATTACAAGTTCTGAAGTAGAAGAAGCTATCCATGATTCATTACACCTAATGGTACTAGCTGCTAGACAAGTTCTGGAACAAACACCTCCTGAGCTTTCAGCGGATATTATTGATAGAGGAATCATCATGACTGGTGGCGGATCGTTACTACATGGTTTAGACGAGTTAATGTCCGAGCAATTAAAGGTTCCAGTTTTAATTACAGAGAATCCTTTAGATGTAGTAGCACTTGGTACTGGCATTTTACTTGACTCACTTACAAATAAAAAACGTAATAAATTCTAA
- the fabZ gene encoding 3-hydroxyacyl-ACP dehydratase FabZ, which produces MLDIKKIKEILPHRYPFLLVDRVISVEEGKKVTAIKNVTVNEEFFNGHFPEYPVMPGVLIVEALAQTSGIAMMQSEANKGKIGLFAGIDGCRFKRQVVPGDQLLLEAEITRMRGAIAKAKVKATVEGDLVCEAEIMFALSDLPK; this is translated from the coding sequence ATGTTAGATATTAAAAAAATCAAAGAAATCTTACCTCATCGTTATCCATTTTTATTAGTAGATAGAGTTATTTCTGTTGAAGAAGGAAAAAAAGTTACTGCTATAAAGAATGTAACGGTAAATGAAGAATTCTTTAACGGACATTTTCCGGAGTACCCGGTAATGCCGGGCGTACTAATAGTAGAAGCACTAGCACAAACAAGTGGAATTGCAATGATGCAAAGTGAAGCAAACAAAGGAAAGATTGGCTTATTTGCTGGAATTGATGGCTGTCGTTTTAAACGTCAAGTTGTCCCAGGAGATCAACTATTACTTGAAGCTGAAATTACTCGTATGAGAGGCGCAATCGCAAAAGCAAAAGTGAAAGCAACAGTTGAAGGCGATTTGGTTTGTGAAGCTGAAATTATGTTTGCTCTATCTGATTTACCTAAATAA